Proteins found in one Candidatus Nitrosocosmicus arcticus genomic segment:
- a CDS encoding 50S ribosomal protein L40e produces the protein MPITDVTKRTIAQQRRLFFKICFNCGAKNPIGGTRCRKCHGSQMRLKNRTLGAKK, from the coding sequence ATGCCAATTACCGATGTAACAAAAAGAACTATTGCCCAGCAGCGTCGATTGTTTTTTAAAATTTGTTTTAATTGCGGAGCAAAAAATCCAATAGGCGGAACTAGGTGTAGAAAGTGTCACGGCAGTCAAATGCGATTAAAGAATAGAACCCTAGGTGCAAAGAAATAA
- a CDS encoding AAA family ATPase — MQDHSTDVQENGMNSISSSNKMRIRKKIENKNYHDNLEAPQIEKNSMEISENLFANIVGYDDIKKIFNYAFNSSLPVHILLVGPPGSAKTLFLMECMKLSRSYFTLGSHSTKAGMLDYLFNNRPKNLIIDEIEYMAIKDQAALLSLMETGILSETKYEKTRKSIMRTWVFASCNDEKKLLTPLLSRFFVLYFKKYDYATFEKISNHILASECNIDYEISTLIAQLVWIKLKSRDIRDCIKIGRICNSKEDVYMIVKTLKRYDSTNAGNIKNI, encoded by the coding sequence ATGCAAGACCATTCTACTGATGTGCAAGAGAATGGAATGAACTCAATTAGCAGCAGTAATAAGATGAGGATTCGAAAAAAGATCGAGAATAAGAATTATCATGATAATTTAGAGGCACCTCAGATTGAAAAAAATTCCATGGAAATATCAGAAAACTTATTTGCAAACATAGTTGGATATGATGACATTAAAAAAATTTTTAATTATGCATTTAATTCATCATTGCCCGTCCATATATTGTTAGTGGGTCCCCCCGGATCAGCCAAAACGCTATTCTTGATGGAATGTATGAAACTTTCACGTTCCTATTTTACATTAGGTAGTCATAGCACAAAAGCCGGAATGTTAGATTATTTATTCAATAACAGACCAAAAAATCTTATAATCGATGAAATTGAATACATGGCAATCAAGGATCAGGCAGCCTTGTTGAGTCTAATGGAAACTGGAATATTAAGTGAAACCAAGTATGAAAAAACTCGAAAATCAATCATGAGGACATGGGTTTTTGCATCTTGCAATGACGAAAAAAAACTTTTAACCCCACTGTTATCACGTTTTTTTGTCCTCTACTTTAAGAAATATGATTACGCTACATTTGAAAAGATATCAAACCATATTTTAGCAAGTGAGTGTAATATTGATTATGAAATCTCAACTCTGATTGCTCAATTAGTTTGGATTAAACTGAAATCCAGAGATATAAGAGACTGTATCAAAATAGGTCGAATTTGTAATAGTAAAGAAGATGTTTATATGATAGTAAAGACCCTAAAGCGGTATGATAGTACAAATGCTGGTAACATTAAGAATATTTAG
- a CDS encoding DUF120 domain-containing protein, translated as MMVKDHSNFNYFHFLVLIHLLSNGGKDIYLEITSTQISRLINRSQQTASKLLIDLEKENLIERVKNKKKFGMKLTGTGFEILQNIYNLLKTSMEKSHTKPVLFKGKIVTGMGEGAYYMSLDGYKKQFHHKLGYEPFPGTLNVKIEDKNYVNSRKDLINYPSIYIDGFKNSDRTFGWVRCYPASIAQESKFSSEWIESQLPDPSTDVHVLLLERTHHNNNLIEVIGPLNIKESSNLKNGDNVVIKIKESARNT; from the coding sequence ATGATGGTTAAAGACCACTCAAACTTTAACTATTTTCATTTTCTAGTTCTGATTCATTTGCTGTCAAATGGAGGTAAGGACATTTATTTAGAAATTACGAGTACACAAATAAGTCGTTTAATTAATAGATCCCAACAAACAGCATCGAAGTTACTGATCGACCTAGAGAAAGAAAACCTAATAGAAAGAGTAAAGAACAAAAAGAAGTTTGGAATGAAACTGACAGGAACCGGTTTCGAAATATTACAGAATATTTATAATTTATTAAAAACATCTATGGAGAAATCCCATACTAAGCCTGTGCTTTTTAAGGGGAAGATCGTTACAGGAATGGGAGAGGGCGCCTATTATATGTCCCTAGATGGATACAAGAAACAGTTCCACCATAAATTGGGTTATGAGCCATTTCCTGGAACGCTTAATGTAAAGATCGAGGATAAGAACTACGTAAATTCAAGAAAAGATTTGATAAATTACCCCTCTATTTACATTGACGGGTTCAAAAATTCAGATAGAACTTTTGGCTGGGTGAGATGCTATCCTGCCTCGATAGCTCAAGAATCCAAATTCTCTAGTGAGTGGATCGAATCGCAACTACCTGATCCTTCAACTGATGTTCACGTTCTTTTATTGGAAAGGACCCATCATAACAACAACCTAATAGAGGTCATTGGCCCTTTGAACATAAAAGAATCATCCAATCTCAAAAATGGAGATAATGTAGTAATAAAGATTAAAGAGTCTGCGCGAAACACTTAA
- a CDS encoding alcohol dehydrogenase has product MNTFSLAKIIKHGDLDFDMKGAQIIKTNEPLVINEVEKPKPEGNQVLVRVVASGVCHSDLHLWEGGYVGLKGVFMKVEDRGVKFPLIPGHEISGTIEEAGSSVTKFNVGDRVLVYPWLGEETCPACLSGEQNLCDSPRTLGIYQNGGYAQYVLIPDSKFLIKLDRLEFDSASSLACSGLTAYNAVKKAKPIPGLEDKHNIVIVGAGGLGLMAVQVANAISKSRITVIDVNDQKLAEAKKLGADNIINTKEKQDVVKEVKDLTDGSGTDVVIDFVNNNITSVNSFNMLRKRGRMIMVGLFGGSMELNLPMIPLRGYTLTGAYTGTFQDLTELVDLASSGKVRTVLDRRFSLDQVNEALNDLKNGKIIGRAIINPN; this is encoded by the coding sequence TTGAATACATTTTCGTTAGCAAAGATAATTAAACATGGGGACCTTGATTTTGATATGAAAGGGGCTCAAATTATTAAAACAAATGAACCATTAGTAATTAACGAAGTAGAAAAACCCAAACCTGAAGGGAATCAAGTTTTGGTCAGAGTCGTTGCGTCTGGCGTATGTCATAGCGACCTTCATTTATGGGAGGGCGGATATGTTGGACTTAAAGGCGTCTTTATGAAGGTTGAGGACAGAGGGGTTAAGTTTCCTCTTATACCCGGCCACGAAATATCTGGAACAATAGAAGAAGCAGGTAGCAGTGTAACTAAGTTTAATGTTGGTGACAGGGTATTAGTTTATCCATGGCTGGGTGAAGAAACCTGTCCCGCCTGCTTATCTGGTGAACAAAATCTTTGTGATAGTCCAAGAACCCTTGGAATTTATCAAAATGGCGGATATGCTCAATATGTTTTGATCCCAGATTCAAAGTTTTTGATAAAACTTGATCGTCTTGAGTTTGATTCAGCTTCTTCACTGGCCTGCTCCGGGTTGACAGCATACAATGCAGTAAAAAAAGCAAAGCCAATTCCCGGGTTAGAAGATAAGCATAACATTGTAATAGTAGGTGCAGGTGGACTAGGGCTTATGGCTGTGCAGGTCGCTAACGCTATATCCAAATCAAGAATAACTGTTATCGATGTCAATGACCAAAAATTGGCAGAGGCTAAAAAGCTTGGTGCAGATAATATTATCAACACCAAAGAGAAGCAAGATGTAGTAAAAGAGGTCAAAGATCTTACCGATGGTTCTGGAACAGATGTCGTCATAGACTTTGTAAATAACAACATCACGTCTGTAAACTCATTTAATATGCTGCGAAAGCGTGGTAGGATGATTATGGTTGGACTATTTGGCGGATCAATGGAATTGAATTTACCAATGATTCCATTGCGAGGATATACATTGACGGGAGCTTACACCGGAACTTTTCAAGATTTGACAGAATTAGTGGACCTTGCATCCAGCGGAAAGGTACGCACAGTCTTAGATAGAAGATTCTCTCTCGACCAGGTAAATGAAGCCTTAAACGATTTGAAGAATGGTAAAATCATTGGTCGTGCCATAATAAATCCCAATTAA
- the dnaG gene encoding DNA primase DnaG, whose protein sequence is MPNTGIVKYHVKLKFDVDGLVEKADIIGAIFGQTEGLLGPEMNLNELQKVSKVGRIEVNVDTKSNSARGDALIPMSTDISTAALIAAAIESIDKVGPFQAKFSLVGIDDIRAIKKKVIVDRAKKIVQEWATKTISEGEEMLKDVYDASKPGRLTTFGKAQLACGVGVFDSDWIILVEGRADVINLLRAGYDNSIAIEGAKIDETILKLTQGKKTVAFIDGDRAGDLILKELQGLVDIEKVYRAPAGREVEECTPLEISEILKDVEQLMIDKINDTNAVPSNVQQIRNPRRVDNNQNQSNNQDQNSTFPFNRDFSNQSLNKHDNYDNINQRQSPDNMTSKEDEEVISTVKQVFQEINETLDAMVFDKSMRKIVKIPVSEIMKKISELKDGNLLILDGIVTPRLVEAANKSGIKYIIGHRTSNLKKLTPDVRVQTFSDMGLISQPISSR, encoded by the coding sequence ATGCCAAATACGGGTATTGTAAAATATCATGTCAAGTTAAAATTCGATGTTGATGGACTGGTCGAGAAGGCCGACATTATTGGCGCAATATTTGGTCAAACTGAGGGTTTGTTAGGCCCAGAGATGAACTTAAACGAACTACAGAAGGTTTCAAAAGTTGGTAGAATTGAAGTAAACGTGGATACAAAGTCCAACTCAGCACGAGGAGACGCCTTGATTCCCATGAGTACCGATATCTCTACTGCTGCTTTAATTGCTGCGGCTATTGAAAGCATTGATAAAGTAGGACCTTTCCAGGCAAAATTTTCTTTGGTTGGAATTGATGATATTAGAGCGATAAAGAAGAAAGTAATAGTTGACAGGGCCAAAAAAATTGTTCAAGAATGGGCCACCAAAACCATTAGCGAAGGAGAAGAAATGTTAAAGGATGTGTACGATGCCAGCAAACCAGGCAGATTAACAACATTTGGAAAGGCACAACTAGCATGTGGGGTCGGTGTTTTTGACAGCGATTGGATAATACTTGTAGAGGGTCGTGCGGATGTTATTAATCTCTTAAGAGCGGGATATGATAATTCAATCGCGATCGAAGGTGCAAAAATTGACGAGACTATTTTAAAATTGACACAAGGTAAAAAGACTGTTGCATTTATTGATGGCGATCGCGCTGGAGATTTGATACTAAAGGAGTTACAAGGGCTGGTAGATATAGAAAAAGTATACAGAGCTCCTGCAGGAAGAGAGGTAGAGGAGTGCACTCCACTGGAGATTTCAGAAATTCTGAAGGACGTTGAACAACTTATGATAGACAAAATCAACGACACTAACGCCGTCCCATCGAATGTACAACAGATCAGGAACCCACGTAGAGTTGATAATAACCAGAATCAGTCAAATAATCAAGACCAAAATAGTACATTCCCATTTAATAGGGATTTTTCAAATCAAAGCTTAAACAAGCATGATAATTATGATAATATCAATCAAAGGCAAAGCCCAGATAATATGACTTCTAAAGAAGATGAAGAAGTTATTTCCACTGTGAAGCAAGTATTTCAGGAAATAAATGAAACTTTAGATGCAATGGTTTTCGATAAGTCAATGAGAAAGATAGTTAAAATTCCCGTATCTGAAATAATGAAGAAAATATCTGAGCTAAAGGACGGAAATTTACTGATATTAGACGGCATAGTTACTCCTAGGCTCGTTGAGGCTGCAAATAAATCGGGTATAAAGTACATAATAGGTCATAGAACCAGCAATTTGAAAAAGTTAACCCCGGATGTCCGTGTCCAAACATTTTCAGATATGGGTTTAATTAGTCAGCCTATCAGCAGCAGATAA
- a CDS encoding adenylyltransferase/cytidyltransferase family protein, which yields MVDNRLPIPILPDLMKKLELDVTIYKNQLAELEKLGLIVTKHDKPDSKKSFSNMTCTLTNLGRAKIKVVLVGGVFDLLHVGHIHTLKSAKLLGDVLIIVVATDSTVSNLKKNRKIYHDEKSRLELVSSIKFVDKAVIGRKKSIYDTVEFVRPDVIALGYDQIHDEIAMKKNCFDRGLNLDVVRLSSPIPELKSSLIKSELGNSFYDL from the coding sequence TTGGTTGATAACCGACTTCCTATTCCCATATTGCCCGATTTAATGAAAAAATTGGAACTCGATGTGACTATCTACAAAAATCAACTAGCAGAACTTGAAAAGCTTGGATTAATAGTTACAAAACACGATAAACCAGATTCTAAAAAAAGCTTTAGCAATATGACTTGCACACTTACGAACTTGGGTCGTGCAAAGATCAAAGTTGTGCTTGTGGGCGGGGTGTTTGATCTACTTCATGTTGGCCATATTCATACATTAAAATCTGCAAAATTATTAGGGGATGTCCTAATTATTGTAGTTGCAACTGACTCCACAGTTAGCAACTTGAAAAAAAATCGCAAGATTTACCATGATGAAAAAAGCAGGTTAGAGTTAGTTTCATCTATAAAATTTGTAGATAAAGCCGTCATTGGAAGAAAAAAATCAATATATGATACGGTTGAATTCGTGAGGCCAGACGTGATCGCTTTAGGGTATGATCAAATTCATGATGAAATAGCAATGAAAAAGAACTGTTTTGATCGAGGCTTGAATCTAGATGTTGTCAGATTGTCTTCCCCAATTCCAGAACTCAAAAGTTCTTTAATTAAAAGCGAACTGGGAAACTCTTTTTATGATCTTTAA
- a CDS encoding GNAT family N-acetyltransferase, protein MDCSIIEKLKSNELEFCKNWSNNTIDLKNSFHVLSNRDLKGDYFLNRVILTNVIGVSNRNERKISSIISKLKEVSKQQVIDAYVHIDDNFSSFKSILEKNGLRGIDKLNGLVNVVKDQKPFPLNEFELQKPLSKRETYELVSFTDELDDWLNVYSSAFGINMEKRAPIRAILQKENFRDSKFILYKQKSDYTRTRQNLKPIGCCLLFPTNEALGVYCLGTDQRHRNKGIASSIIDYAINYAQINGFDLIGLQALHSDHKLGFYQRRHFKKVYTNAIYSLPCS, encoded by the coding sequence TTGGATTGCAGTATCATTGAGAAACTGAAATCGAATGAACTTGAATTCTGTAAGAATTGGAGTAATAATACAATCGACTTAAAGAATTCCTTCCATGTTTTATCTAACCGAGATCTAAAAGGCGACTATTTTCTTAACCGAGTCATTTTAACAAATGTAATCGGGGTCTCTAATAGGAATGAGCGGAAAATATCATCAATTATATCAAAACTAAAAGAAGTTTCCAAACAACAAGTAATTGATGCTTATGTCCATATCGATGATAACTTTTCATCCTTTAAATCAATACTTGAAAAGAACGGCTTAAGAGGAATTGATAAATTGAACGGATTAGTCAATGTCGTTAAAGATCAAAAACCTTTTCCACTAAATGAATTTGAATTACAAAAACCACTCTCTAAAAGAGAAACATATGAGTTGGTCAGCTTCACCGATGAATTAGATGATTGGCTAAATGTTTATTCGTCGGCATTTGGGATCAACATGGAAAAAAGAGCTCCTATACGGGCTATTCTTCAAAAAGAGAATTTTAGAGACAGTAAATTTATTTTGTATAAACAAAAATCGGACTATACTAGAACCAGGCAAAATTTAAAACCAATAGGATGTTGCTTGCTTTTTCCAACAAATGAAGCCCTGGGCGTGTACTGTTTAGGTACCGATCAGAGGCATAGAAATAAGGGCATCGCTTCGAGCATCATAGATTATGCAATAAATTATGCCCAAATAAATGGGTTTGATCTTATAGGACTTCAGGCACTGCATAGTGACCACAAACTAGGATTTTATCAAAGACGACATTTCAAAAAAGTTTATACTAATGCTATCTATTCTCTCCCTTGCAGTTAG
- a CDS encoding B12-binding domain-containing radical SAM protein has translation MKYPKVVLTADRTLMSPYRGISLASFFGCAPALDPNRSHDSIWYKILGNQVTPKLLFDFICNPIANSNGLADYAPYGLRKVEAALLRDGYAKEDVVVAHPDHIDKFIGPQTEFVGTYEMDPLGMGPVTMTFTYGRKQMSYAEFYNRDLHHRINAAKQRNGSKAKVVVGASGTWQYNYDPAKIEEYGLYAIVEGDLGGIGPELDGAGGRFFDAMINNELETANPFKKSEFKVEIKEFDRNGRKYHGRFVHYSREPSVAEIPDIVNPSMHGMVEVMRGCGRGCKFCDVTLRPLRYYPVEKVQREIRINMKYGGLKNAWIHSDDIFVYGLNPRTTKNMQPNREAIEELFKGIMETGVEHTNPTHGTLAGAIADEKLIPNLSRIIKAGPTNHIGVQCGLETGSIRLIGKYADRKLAPFRPSEWHWVVKEGVKTLNENYWVPAFTLIMGLDNNETAEDSWETIQLIHQLEKEQPDSKFTVTPLTFVPIGLLEKSDFFDIGNTMDPAKLGVMYKTWQHNFKYAIHKFMHKVGQNDPVKKFFFASLARTLGGVPLNAMERYARKKSPEHEKVIEKIKTQYA, from the coding sequence ATGAAGTATCCAAAGGTTGTTCTTACCGCTGATAGAACATTAATGTCTCCCTATCGAGGAATTTCACTTGCATCATTTTTTGGGTGTGCTCCTGCACTGGATCCAAACCGTAGTCATGATTCTATTTGGTATAAAATATTAGGAAATCAAGTAACCCCTAAATTGCTTTTTGATTTTATTTGTAACCCGATTGCTAATTCTAACGGATTGGCCGATTACGCACCATATGGCTTGAGAAAAGTTGAAGCCGCCTTATTGAGGGACGGATATGCGAAGGAGGACGTAGTTGTTGCTCATCCCGATCACATTGATAAATTTATTGGTCCACAAACTGAATTCGTAGGTACTTATGAAATGGACCCACTAGGAATGGGCCCTGTTACAATGACGTTTACTTATGGGAGGAAACAAATGTCATACGCTGAATTTTATAACCGAGATCTTCATCATCGAATTAATGCTGCCAAACAAAGGAATGGAAGCAAGGCCAAAGTAGTTGTTGGGGCCTCCGGGACGTGGCAGTATAATTATGACCCCGCCAAAATTGAAGAATATGGGTTGTACGCAATCGTCGAGGGAGACTTGGGAGGCATTGGACCTGAACTCGACGGCGCAGGCGGGAGGTTCTTTGATGCAATGATCAATAATGAGTTGGAAACCGCTAATCCCTTTAAGAAATCTGAGTTTAAGGTCGAAATCAAAGAATTTGATAGAAACGGGAGGAAATATCATGGTAGGTTTGTTCATTATTCCAGAGAACCAAGTGTAGCTGAAATTCCGGATATAGTTAATCCCAGTATGCATGGAATGGTTGAGGTAATGAGAGGATGCGGGAGAGGATGCAAATTTTGCGATGTTACACTTCGACCATTACGCTATTATCCAGTAGAAAAAGTGCAAAGAGAAATCCGAATCAATATGAAATATGGCGGTTTAAAAAATGCTTGGATCCATAGCGATGATATCTTTGTTTATGGCCTTAATCCAAGGACGACCAAAAATATGCAGCCTAATAGGGAAGCCATTGAAGAACTATTCAAGGGAATCATGGAAACAGGAGTAGAACATACCAATCCTACACATGGAACATTAGCTGGTGCCATTGCAGATGAAAAACTTATACCCAATCTTTCCCGGATAATCAAAGCTGGACCTACTAATCATATTGGTGTACAATGTGGATTAGAAACGGGCAGCATTCGATTAATTGGGAAATACGCCGACAGAAAGTTAGCCCCCTTTAGACCATCTGAGTGGCATTGGGTGGTGAAGGAAGGTGTAAAAACACTAAATGAAAATTACTGGGTACCCGCATTTACCCTTATCATGGGATTGGATAACAATGAAACTGCTGAGGATAGCTGGGAGACCATCCAGCTTATTCATCAATTAGAAAAAGAACAACCTGATTCTAAATTTACCGTAACGCCCTTGACTTTTGTTCCGATTGGTCTGTTAGAAAAGTCCGACTTTTTTGATATAGGTAACACAATGGATCCAGCAAAATTGGGAGTTATGTATAAAACATGGCAACACAACTTCAAATATGCGATTCACAAGTTCATGCACAAAGTTGGCCAAAATGATCCAGTAAAGAAATTCTTCTTTGCATCACTTGCTAGGACACTAGGAGGGGTACCTCTAAATGCTATGGAAAGATACGCTCGTAAGAAGAGCCCTGAACACGAGAAAGTAATTGAAAAAATCAAGACACAATATGCATAA
- a CDS encoding toprim domain-containing protein, translating to MDKTHRLEKIRELREFINQINNESTKDSLILVEGKRDLEALSYLGCAGNIRIYHNYKNIIDLVDDFRTKYKKLILLLDLDHSGERMTSKISHLLNQRYIDNYYRNKIIKITQGKIRTVEELKSFYNSMLDN from the coding sequence ATGGATAAAACCCATCGCCTAGAGAAAATTAGAGAATTAAGAGAATTTATAAATCAGATTAACAACGAATCCACCAAAGATTCATTGATTTTGGTAGAAGGTAAAAGAGATTTGGAAGCATTATCATATTTGGGCTGTGCTGGAAACATACGAATCTATCATAATTATAAGAATATTATTGATTTGGTAGATGATTTCAGAACTAAATATAAGAAATTAATTTTGCTTTTAGATTTGGATCATAGTGGTGAAAGAATGACTAGTAAAATTTCCCATTTATTAAATCAAAGGTATATAGACAATTATTACAGGAATAAAATAATAAAAATTACACAAGGGAAAATACGGACCGTTGAGGAATTAAAATCGTTCTACAACAGTATGTTGGATAATTAA
- a CDS encoding 2-hydroxyacid dehydrogenase — protein sequence MLKKTKPIVLVTRPIPEVGLKILKNHCDIIMNQKKAPLRYPELMNKVKGVDAILCFLNDKIDNQIMDTAGPSLKVISTFSTGYEHIDVSEAHSRGIKIGYTGDILTETTADLGFGLLLCLGRRIVEGDKYLRKGKWKYGWNPDLMIGRDLHHKTLGVIGLGKIGRAICRRAVGFGMEILFTKRNFDQNNFRNEKFCNKMEYCNLQRLVSESDYIVICCTLNKDSHHLIDYEKIKMMKNTAYLVNISRGKIIEEWDLIRGLKEKLIAGAGLDVFEDEPIQSNNPLLKMHNVVLLPHIGSASLDTRNRMSEIAASNIIHVLKGREDKALLLR from the coding sequence TTGTTAAAAAAGACTAAACCGATTGTATTGGTAACAAGACCGATTCCAGAAGTAGGTCTGAAAATCTTAAAAAATCATTGTGATATTATAATGAATCAAAAAAAGGCTCCCCTTCGATATCCGGAACTGATGAATAAGGTGAAAGGGGTAGATGCAATTTTATGCTTTCTTAATGACAAAATAGACAATCAAATAATGGACACTGCTGGTCCATCACTTAAAGTTATAAGCACTTTTAGTACGGGCTACGAGCATATCGATGTCTCTGAAGCACATAGCAGAGGAATAAAGATAGGTTATACTGGAGACATTCTAACCGAAACAACGGCTGATTTAGGATTTGGATTATTGCTTTGTCTTGGCAGGAGAATAGTTGAGGGTGACAAATATCTAAGAAAAGGTAAATGGAAATATGGCTGGAATCCTGATCTAATGATTGGAAGGGATTTGCATCACAAGACATTAGGAGTTATAGGGTTAGGAAAAATTGGGAGAGCAATTTGTAGGCGTGCAGTTGGGTTTGGAATGGAAATACTTTTCACAAAAAGAAACTTTGATCAAAATAATTTTAGGAATGAAAAATTTTGCAACAAAATGGAATATTGCAATTTACAAAGACTTGTTTCGGAATCAGACTATATTGTCATCTGCTGTACGCTAAATAAAGATAGTCATCATTTAATAGACTATGAAAAGATAAAAATGATGAAAAATACTGCTTATTTGGTAAATATATCAAGGGGCAAAATTATTGAAGAATGGGATTTGATTCGTGGCTTAAAGGAGAAATTGATTGCAGGAGCTGGCCTAGACGTCTTTGAAGATGAGCCAATCCAGAGTAATAATCCATTACTCAAAATGCATAATGTAGTTCTATTACCACATATAGGTAGCGCCAGTCTCGATACTCGAAATAGAATGTCGGAAATTGCGGCCTCTAATATAATTCACGTATTAAAAGGTCGTGAAGACAAGGCATTATTGTTAAGATAA
- the hemB gene encoding porphobilinogen synthase yields the protein MTFLERIQDDLIFPVFVYEDEHAYNQSLNSGYMNNSKIFSKNLTNRVEELAKLKISNLLLFGIPKKRNSLGSEAFNKTGVIQRAIQTIKKTFDKKLNILSDVCICQYNITGHCGVTNGYVDTAKQQERGIRIDNDKTLNILGKISLSHCESGADFIAPSSMMDGQILYLSNLLDRNGFKKVKIMGYSAKQNSCLYSPFRNYNYLNPNFIDKSSYQSNFNNPRESIREILHDVQEGSDWVMIKPSLWYMDLVRLTKNLIDVPLVVQNVSGEYALLKAGSKIDPIDQREWIILYFKSLKRAGADKIISYLMLDLLDEFDKRLYQESEF from the coding sequence TTGACATTTCTTGAACGTATACAGGATGATCTAATTTTTCCAGTATTCGTTTATGAAGACGAACACGCCTACAATCAAAGCTTAAATTCTGGATATATGAATAACTCAAAGATATTTTCAAAGAATTTAACCAATAGGGTTGAAGAGTTGGCTAAGCTAAAAATCTCCAATTTGTTGTTATTTGGGATTCCAAAAAAAAGAAACAGCTTGGGTAGTGAAGCTTTTAATAAGACTGGTGTGATCCAACGGGCGATCCAAACGATAAAAAAAACTTTTGATAAGAAATTAAACATACTATCAGACGTATGTATATGCCAATACAACATAACCGGTCACTGTGGTGTGACAAATGGATACGTAGATACTGCTAAACAACAAGAGCGTGGAATAAGGATAGATAATGACAAGACTCTAAATATCCTGGGAAAGATTTCTTTAAGTCACTGCGAGAGTGGAGCCGATTTTATAGCCCCATCATCCATGATGGATGGTCAAATCTTGTACCTTTCAAATCTGTTAGACCGGAATGGGTTCAAAAAAGTCAAAATTATGGGTTATTCCGCTAAACAAAATTCTTGTTTATACTCGCCGTTTCGTAATTATAATTATCTTAATCCTAACTTTATAGATAAATCAAGCTACCAAAGTAATTTCAATAATCCTAGGGAGTCAATACGAGAAATTTTGCATGATGTACAGGAGGGTTCAGACTGGGTAATGATAAAACCTTCGTTATGGTATATGGATCTGGTAAGATTGACTAAAAATCTAATAGACGTCCCTTTGGTGGTTCAAAATGTCTCAGGCGAGTATGCGTTGTTAAAAGCAGGTTCAAAAATAGACCCGATTGACCAGCGTGAATGGATAATTCTATATTTCAAAAGTTTAAAAAGGGCTGGTGCCGATAAAATAATTTCTTATTTAATGCTCGATTTACTTGATGAATTTGATAAACGTCTATATCAAGAATCTGAATTCTGA